From Acidobacteriota bacterium, one genomic window encodes:
- a CDS encoding DUF4384 domain-containing protein — MRKFRVISFGLAFAAAAILLSSVPAAAQIDQVSSVKTRAKTTIRPKAKPVSKKVDIKRKVTIYRVDKKSRSNYKKKKTVRKVVVQLLAAQLRLLTVDADGKETETNPLAAFTPNDRLRLSIKTNQRGYLYVIRQTAPDAVGEIIFPTTLVNNGSNYVAANTEYVLPRGCPAEFAPDQRDCALRLTSFDDAPQEFFTLIFTRDSLVDLPNDVKNTRVSLANLMSAGKLEAKTLVDLIEDSGQDLVSQQGDTPFAVRIVNINPKDNEEIIETFVLGKLKHQ, encoded by the coding sequence ATGAGAAAGTTTCGAGTAATTAGTTTCGGTCTTGCATTCGCGGCCGCGGCAATTCTTCTTTCATCGGTCCCGGCGGCGGCGCAGATCGATCAGGTTTCGAGTGTCAAAACTCGCGCCAAAACGACGATTCGGCCGAAGGCAAAGCCGGTTTCGAAGAAGGTTGATATCAAGCGGAAGGTGACGATCTACCGGGTCGACAAGAAGAGTCGGTCGAACTACAAGAAGAAGAAAACGGTTCGCAAAGTCGTCGTACAGCTTCTCGCGGCTCAGTTGCGACTGCTGACCGTAGATGCGGACGGTAAGGAAACGGAGACGAATCCGCTCGCGGCGTTCACGCCGAACGACCGTTTGCGGCTCTCGATCAAAACGAATCAGCGGGGCTATTTATACGTCATTCGGCAAACCGCGCCCGACGCCGTGGGAGAGATCATCTTTCCGACAACGCTCGTCAACAACGGCAGCAATTACGTCGCGGCAAATACCGAATACGTCCTCCCGCGCGGATGTCCCGCGGAGTTCGCGCCGGACCAACGCGATTGCGCTCTGCGTCTGACCTCGTTTGACGACGCGCCGCAGGAGTTTTTCACGCTTATCTTTACCCGTGATTCGCTGGTCGATCTGCCGAACGACGTGAAAAACACGCGCGTCAGTCTCGCGAATCTAATGAGCGCCGGCAAACTCGAGGCCAAGACGCTGGTCGACCTGATCGAAGATTCTGGCCAGGATCTGGTTTCGCAGCAGGGCGACACGCCGTTTGCGGTTCGGATCGTCAACATCAATCCCAAGGACAACGAGGAGATCATTGAAACGTTTGTCCTCGGCAAGTTGAAGCATCAGTAG